In the genome of Cydia strobilella chromosome Z, ilCydStro3.1, whole genome shotgun sequence, one region contains:
- the LOC134754449 gene encoding A disintegrin and metalloproteinase with thrombospondin motifs adt-2-like, which produces MIAQINMQDDNIIVLKPAELAGLVLKERIQAELKRTRACSKQYMHIGTSTDADIEELQITSNKLEESDNDDEMLQNRKVWSRWSKWSSCSVSCGSGFMARRRACVAGRCARGEREEQRRPCRRTPCPPTTHEPHAREPTTKYLLVIT; this is translated from the exons ATGATAGCACAAATTAATATGCAAGATGataatataattgtattaaaGCCTGCAGAATTGGCTGGTCTCGTATTAAAAGAGCGAATACAGGCAGAACTTAAGAGAACAAGAGCATGCAGCAAACAGTATATGCACATAGGAACGAGTACTGACGCTGACATTGAAGAGTTGCAGATTACAAGCAATAAATTAG AAGAAAGCGATAACGACGACGAAATGTTGCAAAACCGCAAAGTGTGGAGCCGTTGGAGTAAGTGGAGCTCGTGTTCGGTGAGCTGCGGCTCGGGCTTCATGGCGCGGCGGCGAGCGTGCGTGGCCGGCCGCTGCGCTCGCGGCGAGCGCGAGGAGCAGCGCCGCCCGTGCCGCCGCACGCCCTGTCCGCCAACCACGCACGAACCCCACGCCCGAGAACCAACCACCaaatatttgcttgtaataacataa